The following proteins come from a genomic window of Nautilia profundicola AmH:
- a CDS encoding PDC sensor domain-containing protein, producing the protein MLIREIQEFQKIRKDARAYFCYLLQRNLPNRLPNIGIDVIYEGLERIVHEIPGANAAYILDAGGKQISKMITVKEKYKNFQVEFNQANRTYFYKAVKEKKCILTDPYPSLIGGDMVVSAAMPIFNDKGELLYVAVIDLPLDEILKFVHQERGDTWAHNFNRVVYGIFAGALFAICVLLFIDGIKMFFTYTINNIDVKKMFESTILITLSLALFDLVKTLLFEEVIGEKEDHPFAIHKTMIKFLGSIVIALAIEGLMLVFKFAMIAPQKLMYAAMLLAAVTFLLIGLAYYMKNVGKDIK; encoded by the coding sequence ATGCTAATTAGAGAAATACAGGAATTTCAAAAAATAAGAAAAGACGCAAGAGCTTATTTTTGCTATCTTTTGCAGAGAAATCTTCCAAACAGACTGCCGAATATTGGTATAGATGTGATTTATGAGGGGCTTGAAAGAATAGTTCATGAGATTCCTGGCGCAAATGCCGCTTATATATTAGATGCCGGAGGTAAACAGATCAGTAAAATGATTACAGTCAAAGAAAAATATAAAAATTTTCAGGTTGAATTTAATCAAGCAAACAGAACATATTTTTATAAAGCGGTAAAAGAGAAAAAGTGCATTTTAACAGATCCTTATCCAAGTTTAATCGGGGGAGATATGGTTGTAAGTGCGGCAATGCCGATTTTTAACGATAAAGGTGAACTTTTATATGTGGCTGTAATTGATCTTCCTTTGGATGAAATTTTAAAATTCGTTCACCAGGAAAGAGGGGATACCTGGGCTCACAACTTTAACAGAGTGGTGTACGGAATTTTCGCAGGGGCTCTGTTTGCTATTTGTGTTTTATTATTTATTGACGGAATAAAAATGTTTTTTACATATACGATTAACAACATTGACGTTAAAAAAATGTTCGAATCCACCATTTTAATTACGCTTTCGTTAGCGCTTTTCGATCTGGTTAAAACGCTTTTATTCGAAGAGGTGATAGGAGAAAAAGAAGACCATCCTTTTGCAATACATAAAACGATGATCAAGTTTTTGGGAAGTATTGTAATCGCCCTTGCGATTGAAGGGCTGATGCTCGTATTTAAGTTTGCTATGATTGCACCTCAGAAACTGATGTATGCGGCTATGCTTTTGGCTGCTGTGACGTTTCTTTTAATAGGACTTGCTTATTATATGAAGAATGTCGGAAAAGACATTAAATAA
- the hisH gene encoding imidazole glycerol phosphate synthase subunit HisH produces the protein MKIGIVDYNMGNLASVNNAFKKIGTEAEIVNDADKLKNYDKLVFPGVGAFGDAMEHLRETNLDEAMKEFVKSGKYVIGVCLGMQLLFESSEEFGKHKGLGIIEGNVVKFDKNKMQGHKIPHMGWNKMFVKNDALFEGVNDPYLYFVHSYHVVCDKKYIIGKTIYEYEFVSAVNKDNVYGFQPHPEKSHNAGLKILENFVKL, from the coding sequence ATGAAGATTGGTATTGTCGATTACAATATGGGTAATCTTGCAAGTGTAAACAACGCGTTTAAAAAAATCGGAACCGAGGCTGAAATAGTAAACGATGCGGATAAATTAAAAAACTATGATAAACTTGTTTTTCCGGGGGTCGGAGCGTTTGGAGATGCAATGGAGCATTTAAGGGAGACCAATCTTGATGAAGCTATGAAAGAATTTGTTAAAAGCGGGAAATATGTAATTGGTGTGTGTCTCGGAATGCAGCTTTTATTTGAGAGTTCTGAAGAGTTCGGTAAGCATAAAGGTCTTGGAATAATTGAAGGAAATGTAGTTAAATTTGATAAAAACAAAATGCAGGGGCATAAAATCCCACATATGGGATGGAATAAGATGTTTGTAAAAAACGATGCGTTGTTTGAGGGTGTAAATGATCCTTATTTATATTTTGTGCATTCATATCATGTTGTTTGTGATAAGAAATATATTATAGGTAAAACAATTTACGAATATGAATTTGTAAGTGCAGTGAATAAGGACAATGTTTACGGTTTTCAGCCGCATCCTGAAAAATCTCATAATGCGGGGCTTAAAATATTAGAAAATTTTGTAAAACTTTAA
- the hisA gene encoding 1-(5-phosphoribosyl)-5-[(5-phosphoribosylamino)methylideneamino]imidazole-4-carboxamide isomerase, producing MIIFPAIDLKDGQAVRLTKGLMDSAKVYSNEPYELAKRFEEMGAEWLHIVDLNGAFAGEPKNIEQIEKIRKNTNLKIQLGGGIRDEDTIKRYLDLGINRLILGSIAAKNPKLVSELAEKYPIAVGIDAKDGFVAIDGWDKTEGILAKDLAEKYKDSKIECIIATDISKDGTLTGLNIDFILEIQNASQKPVIASGGVASEEDIKKVKENNIYGVIIGKAFYEGKIDLQNVLRENA from the coding sequence ATGATAATTTTTCCAGCTATTGATTTAAAAGACGGACAGGCCGTAAGACTGACGAAAGGTCTGATGGACAGTGCTAAAGTTTACAGTAACGAACCGTATGAACTTGCAAAAAGATTTGAAGAAATGGGTGCCGAGTGGTTACATATAGTCGATTTAAACGGAGCTTTTGCGGGTGAACCTAAAAATATCGAACAAATTGAAAAAATAAGAAAAAATACAAATCTAAAAATTCAGCTTGGCGGTGGAATCAGGGACGAGGATACTATTAAAAGATACCTTGATCTTGGAATTAACAGATTGATTTTAGGCAGTATTGCAGCTAAAAATCCTAAATTAGTTTCTGAACTTGCAGAAAAGTATCCTATCGCAGTAGGGATAGACGCAAAAGACGGTTTTGTTGCAATTGATGGTTGGGATAAAACGGAAGGTATTCTTGCGAAAGATTTGGCGGAAAAATATAAAGATTCGAAAATAGAGTGCATTATTGCTACGGATATATCAAAAGACGGAACACTTACAGGATTAAATATTGATTTTATACTCGAAATACAAAACGCAAGTCAAAAACCTGTAATTGCAAGTGGGGGAGTGGCAAGTGAAGAAGATATAAAAAAAGTAAAAGAAAACAATATATACGGTGTAATAATCGGTAAAGCATTTTATGAAGGGAAGATAGATTTACAAAATGTTTTAAGAGAAAATGCGTAA
- a CDS encoding chemotaxis response regulator CheY — protein MKILVVDDSSTMRRIIVNTLARLGYKDVVQAADGVEAWEVMQANPDIGVVITDWNMPNMNGLELVKKIRAEEKYKDIPIIMVTTEGGKAEVITALKAGVNNYIVKPFTPQVLKEKLQAVLGTNDE, from the coding sequence ATGAAGATTTTGGTTGTAGATGATAGTTCTACTATGAGAAGAATTATTGTTAATACCCTTGCAAGACTCGGTTATAAAGATGTTGTTCAAGCCGCTGACGGTGTGGAAGCTTGGGAAGTAATGCAAGCAAATCCGGATATTGGCGTTGTTATTACAGATTGGAACATGCCTAATATGAACGGACTTGAACTTGTTAAAAAAATTAGAGCGGAAGAAAAATACAAGGATATTCCTATTATTATGGTGACTACTGAAGGTGGTAAAGCGGAAGTTATTACCGCGCTTAAAGCAGGAGTAAACAATTATATCGTTAAACCGTTTACACCACAGGTTTTAAAAGAAAAGTTACAGGCAGTTCTTGGTACAAATGATGAATAA
- a CDS encoding 50S ribosomal protein L11 methyltransferase has product MNNVYYETTVSVSSFKDEIENFLMEHFYNGIEEKNDKLILRSEEPLDDLINKLKEYKKALEEIFDTEIDLKIKTEKKSNKDWIKTYQESVQPVEIDEFYIHPSWYPPKEDKINILIDPALAFGSGHHETTRSCVKAIKKYVNENDTLLDVGCGSGILGIVASKLGAKVDACDTDSIAVDSAKENFELNNATYENIWHGSANNTEKKYDVVVANIIADVLVFIANELKQRVNNYLILSGIIDKYKDKVLKKYSDFELVEEIPENEWVTLILKRK; this is encoded by the coding sequence ATGAATAATGTTTATTATGAGACTACAGTTTCGGTTTCATCTTTTAAAGATGAAATTGAAAATTTTTTAATGGAACATTTTTACAACGGAATAGAAGAAAAAAACGATAAATTAATTTTAAGAAGCGAAGAGCCTTTAGATGATCTGATTAATAAATTGAAAGAATATAAAAAAGCTTTAGAAGAGATATTTGATACTGAAATAGATTTAAAGATAAAAACAGAAAAAAAATCAAATAAAGACTGGATAAAAACATATCAAGAATCTGTACAGCCGGTTGAAATAGATGAATTTTACATTCATCCGAGCTGGTATCCTCCAAAAGAAGATAAAATCAATATTCTTATCGATCCCGCTTTGGCATTCGGAAGCGGTCATCATGAAACCACGAGAAGTTGTGTTAAAGCAATTAAAAAATATGTAAACGAAAATGACACTCTTCTTGATGTCGGATGCGGAAGCGGGATTTTAGGAATTGTAGCAAGTAAACTCGGTGCAAAAGTCGATGCGTGTGATACCGATTCTATAGCGGTAGACAGTGCAAAAGAAAATTTTGAACTGAATAACGCAACATATGAAAACATCTGGCACGGTAGTGCAAACAATACCGAAAAAAAATATGATGTGGTAGTGGCGAATATTATTGCGGATGTGTTGGTGTTTATAGCAAACGAGCTTAAACAAAGAGTTAATAATTATTTAATACTATCAGGTATAATTGACAAGTACAAAGATAAAGTCTTAAAAAAGTACAGTGACTTTGAACTTGTAGAAGAAATCCCTGAAAATGAATGGGTAACATTAATTTTAAAAAGGAAATAG
- the ftsH gene encoding ATP-dependent zinc metalloprotease FtsH yields the protein MAQKKNNNDDNNFFNKNPLILFVIFALVIIVIFRSIAPTATGEVSAIVNGKQPVMHLTYSDIKKLAKEKKLEYVAIGKAIIKAKLKDGSIVTVQKVPGDTTLIPLLDKNNIPYGAINDSNWLNDLIFGWIIPIFIFFAIWMFLASRMQKGMGGVLGVGSAKGLIKSEKPDVKFDDVAGNDEAKEEVKEIVDFLKHPDRYIELGAKIPKGVLLVGPPGTGKTLLAKAVAGEADVPFFAVSGSSFIEMFVGVGAARVRDLFNQAKKEAPSIIFIDEIDAIGKSRAAAGQFGGNDEREQTLNQLLAEMDGFDSNEPVIVLAATNRPEVLDPALLRPGRFDRQVLVDKPDFEGRVQILQVHVKKIKAGKDVDLREIAKMTAGLAGADLANIVNEAALLAGRKGKKEVNQEEFVEAVERQIAGLEKKSRRLNEKDKKIVAYHESGHAVIAEITPEARKVKKVSIVPRGLAALGYTLNLPEEDKYLMQKRELIAEVDTLLGGRAAEEVFIGEISTGAGNDLERATDIIKSMVMLYGMTEVAGLMVLEKQSNRFLGGGFAQAREYSEKMQEEVDKFIKETLEERYKHVKNKLKEYAPVIEKMVKELYEKEVIEGERVRELIKEFENPETQKENNEKNEENNENGNNS from the coding sequence ATGGCACAAAAGAAAAATAATAACGACGATAATAATTTTTTTAACAAGAACCCTTTAATACTATTTGTAATATTCGCACTTGTAATTATAGTTATTTTTAGAAGTATAGCACCTACTGCAACAGGTGAAGTAAGCGCTATAGTAAACGGTAAACAGCCTGTAATGCATTTAACATATTCTGATATTAAAAAATTGGCTAAAGAAAAAAAACTTGAATATGTAGCAATCGGTAAAGCAATAATAAAGGCTAAATTAAAAGACGGAAGCATAGTTACGGTACAAAAAGTTCCGGGTGATACAACTTTGATTCCTTTGCTTGATAAAAACAATATTCCATACGGGGCGATTAACGACAGTAATTGGCTCAATGATCTGATTTTCGGATGGATTATTCCGATATTTATATTCTTTGCAATTTGGATGTTTTTGGCAAGCAGAATGCAAAAAGGTATGGGCGGAGTTTTAGGAGTCGGAAGTGCAAAAGGGCTTATAAAAAGTGAAAAACCCGATGTAAAATTTGACGACGTTGCTGGAAACGATGAAGCAAAAGAGGAAGTTAAAGAGATAGTTGACTTTTTAAAACACCCTGACAGATATATTGAGCTCGGTGCAAAAATTCCTAAAGGTGTTTTACTTGTAGGACCTCCGGGTACCGGTAAAACGCTTCTTGCAAAAGCCGTGGCTGGTGAAGCGGATGTTCCGTTTTTCGCAGTTAGCGGTAGTAGTTTTATTGAAATGTTTGTTGGTGTAGGTGCAGCAAGGGTTAGAGATCTTTTTAACCAGGCTAAAAAAGAAGCACCGAGTATTATATTTATAGACGAAATCGATGCAATAGGTAAAAGTAGAGCTGCAGCGGGGCAATTTGGAGGAAATGACGAAAGAGAACAAACTCTAAACCAGTTGTTAGCGGAAATGGATGGATTTGATTCAAATGAGCCTGTAATAGTACTTGCCGCAACAAACAGACCTGAAGTGCTCGATCCTGCGCTTCTTAGACCCGGAAGATTTGACAGACAGGTACTTGTAGATAAACCTGATTTTGAAGGAAGGGTTCAAATTCTACAGGTTCATGTTAAGAAAATAAAAGCCGGAAAAGATGTTGATTTAAGAGAAATCGCAAAAATGACGGCTGGACTTGCTGGGGCCGATCTTGCAAACATTGTAAACGAAGCGGCGCTTCTTGCCGGAAGAAAAGGTAAAAAAGAAGTTAACCAAGAAGAATTTGTAGAAGCGGTTGAGAGACAGATTGCGGGGCTTGAGAAAAAAAGCAGACGTCTTAATGAAAAAGATAAGAAAATTGTTGCTTACCATGAAAGCGGACATGCTGTAATTGCGGAGATTACACCTGAGGCCAGAAAAGTTAAAAAAGTTTCAATCGTACCAAGAGGACTTGCGGCATTAGGATACACGCTTAATCTTCCTGAAGAAGACAAATATTTAATGCAAAAACGAGAGCTTATTGCTGAGGTTGACACACTTCTTGGCGGACGTGCGGCGGAAGAAGTATTTATAGGTGAAATATCAACCGGGGCCGGAAACGACCTTGAAAGAGCAACTGATATTATTAAATCTATGGTAATGCTTTACGGTATGACTGAGGTTGCGGGACTAATGGTTCTTGAAAAACAGTCGAACAGATTTTTAGGCGGAGGATTTGCGCAAGCAAGAGAATACTCTGAAAAAATGCAAGAAGAAGTAGATAAATTTATAAAAGAGACTCTTGAAGAGAGATATAAGCATGTGAAAAATAAACTTAAAGAGTATGCACCTGTAATTGAAAAAATGGTAAAAGAGTTGTATGAAAAAGAAGTTATTGAAGGTGAAAGAGTAAGAGAACTTATAAAAGAATTCGAAAATCCTGAAACGCAAAAAGAAAATAATGAAAAAAATGAGGAGAATAATGAAAACGGAAATAATTCTTAA
- a CDS encoding phosphatidylserine decarboxylase, translating to MKTEIILKEGYPYIFVSGGLFLLSLIFHFNAFWQILFFVLFAFFVFFFRNPERIPEDESKGAIISPSDGEIIEIVEEIAPIVKEEMIKISIRLSIFDVHVQRSPIEGEITAKEYIHGLFLALGNKKASELNEQHRVLFTNSSKIVVNQIAGFITRRIVDFGLFGRVKLGERYGMIMFGSQVDMYVPKNTKLKVTEFQKVKAGESLIGFLNEN from the coding sequence ATGAAAACGGAAATAATTCTTAAAGAAGGCTATCCGTATATTTTTGTAAGCGGAGGTCTTTTTTTACTGTCTTTAATTTTCCATTTTAATGCATTTTGGCAAATACTTTTTTTTGTATTATTTGCTTTTTTTGTATTTTTTTTCAGAAATCCCGAACGTATACCGGAAGATGAAAGCAAAGGGGCTATTATTTCTCCGAGTGACGGTGAAATTATTGAGATAGTTGAGGAAATTGCCCCTATTGTAAAAGAAGAAATGATTAAAATATCTATTAGACTTTCTATTTTTGATGTACATGTGCAAAGATCTCCGATTGAGGGAGAAATAACGGCTAAAGAGTATATTCACGGTCTGTTTTTAGCTCTTGGAAATAAAAAAGCGAGTGAACTGAACGAACAACATAGAGTATTGTTTACAAACAGTTCAAAAATCGTTGTTAATCAAATAGCAGGGTTTATTACAAGAAGAATAGTTGATTTCGGACTTTTTGGAAGGGTAAAACTCGGTGAAAGATATGGAATGATTATGTTCGGAAGTCAGGTAGATATGTATGTACCAAAAAATACAAAATTAAAAGTAACAGAATTTCAAAAAGTTAAAGCGGGAGAAAGTTTAATAGGATTTTTGAATGAAAATTAA
- the pssA gene encoding CDP-diacylglycerol--serine O-phosphatidyltransferase, whose product MKIKFAYLIPNFFTALSVFFGVMSIIAASQGKYEKAFIYIVFSLIADGLDGRVARLTNTTSKFGVEFDSLADIVAFGVAPAMLLFFAIGEHYGRFGALVSGLYVVFGAIRLARFNVTTNENDPRYFIGLPIPTAAVVLGSWVMLDVSYSSGFDILILIGALFLGLIMVSNFRYPSFKKIDLNKNIALKVLIVIIIIASFIYLYPVEAISTILTLYAFYGVFRGIRGYIKVIKAKR is encoded by the coding sequence ATGAAAATTAAATTCGCATACTTAATTCCGAATTTTTTTACAGCTCTTAGTGTATTTTTCGGAGTAATGAGTATTATTGCAGCATCACAGGGCAAATATGAAAAAGCGTTTATTTATATTGTGTTTTCGTTAATAGCGGACGGACTTGATGGTAGAGTAGCGAGGCTTACAAATACAACAAGTAAATTTGGTGTTGAGTTTGATTCTTTAGCTGACATTGTGGCGTTTGGTGTTGCACCGGCAATGCTTTTGTTTTTTGCTATAGGTGAGCATTACGGCAGATTCGGGGCACTTGTAAGCGGACTTTATGTTGTGTTTGGAGCAATAAGGCTTGCAAGATTTAACGTTACAACAAATGAGAATGATCCGAGATATTTTATAGGTTTGCCTATTCCAACTGCTGCGGTTGTACTTGGAAGTTGGGTGATGCTTGATGTTAGTTATAGCAGCGGGTTTGATATATTAATATTGATTGGGGCCCTGTTTTTAGGACTTATTATGGTCAGCAACTTCAGATACCCGAGTTTCAAAAAGATAGATTTGAATAAAAACATTGCGCTAAAAGTATTAATAGTTATTATTATAATAGCTTCCTTTATTTATTTGTATCCGGTTGAAGCTATTTCGACTATATTAACACTATATGCGTTTTATGGAGTCTTTAGGGGAATTAGAGGATATATAAAGGTAATAAAAGCTAAACGATAA
- a CDS encoding 2-isopropylmalate synthase — translation MEMVKIFDTTLRDGEQSPGASMTIEEKIKVARQLEKLKVDIIEAGFAAASPGDFEAINNIAKEVKNSTVCSLARAVEKDIKAAADAIAPAPLKRIHTFIATSPIHMEYKLRMSPDEVIKRAVDAVKYARSFVEDVEFSCEDAGRSEMSFLKEIIAAVIEAGAKTINIPDTVGYRFPTEMGAMIKELVDYFPKDVIFSVHCHNDLGLATANSLYSVLNGARQVECTINGLGERAGNAALEEIVMAIKVRRDLFEGTDTRIETKEIYPTSRLVASVTGIEPQPNKAIVGKNAFAHESGIHQDGVLKHKETYEIMSAESIGLDVKDTIVLGKHSGRHAFSKKLEALGFKLNQEELDEAFMKFKKLADKKKEVYDEDIIAILNDTMDSTPKTYELISLQLSDCSDGMPSAAAKIKFEDKVYVDAAIGEGTIDAVFKVIDRISGINGKLMDYKVEAVTEGKDALAKVMVKVVFDEDKPAVMGHGLSIDTMLASARAYINALNNYVHMKDLLQKKISYKDSI, via the coding sequence ATGGAAATGGTAAAAATTTTTGATACTACATTAAGAGACGGAGAACAAAGTCCGGGCGCTTCAATGACAATAGAAGAAAAAATAAAAGTCGCTCGTCAACTTGAAAAATTAAAAGTAGATATCATCGAAGCAGGTTTTGCTGCAGCAAGCCCAGGTGATTTTGAGGCAATAAATAATATTGCAAAAGAAGTGAAAAACAGTACGGTATGTTCACTTGCAAGGGCTGTTGAAAAAGATATTAAAGCGGCGGCTGATGCAATAGCGCCGGCACCTTTGAAAAGAATACACACGTTTATTGCGACAAGTCCTATTCATATGGAATATAAACTCAGAATGAGTCCGGATGAAGTAATCAAAAGAGCGGTTGACGCGGTTAAATATGCAAGAAGTTTTGTGGAAGACGTAGAATTTTCGTGTGAAGACGCCGGAAGAAGCGAAATGAGCTTTTTAAAAGAAATTATTGCAGCCGTTATTGAAGCGGGAGCTAAGACAATTAATATACCTGATACCGTGGGATACAGATTCCCGACTGAAATGGGAGCTATGATTAAAGAGCTTGTTGATTATTTTCCAAAAGACGTGATTTTCAGCGTACACTGCCATAATGATTTGGGTCTTGCGACTGCAAACTCGCTTTACAGCGTACTTAACGGTGCGAGACAGGTTGAATGTACCATTAACGGGCTTGGTGAAAGAGCAGGAAACGCGGCTCTTGAAGAGATTGTAATGGCTATTAAAGTAAGACGTGATTTGTTTGAGGGAACTGATACGAGAATAGAAACAAAAGAGATTTATCCGACAAGCAGACTTGTCGCAAGTGTAACGGGCATAGAGCCTCAGCCGAATAAAGCTATTGTAGGTAAAAACGCATTTGCTCATGAGAGCGGAATTCATCAAGATGGTGTGCTTAAACACAAAGAAACATATGAAATTATGAGTGCTGAGAGTATCGGGCTTGATGTAAAAGACACTATTGTTCTTGGTAAACACAGCGGAAGACATGCATTTTCTAAAAAGCTTGAGGCGTTAGGATTTAAACTAAACCAGGAAGAGTTGGACGAAGCGTTTATGAAGTTTAAAAAACTGGCTGATAAGAAAAAAGAAGTATACGATGAAGATATCATTGCAATTCTTAACGATACAATGGATTCGACACCTAAAACGTATGAGTTGATATCTTTACAGCTTAGTGACTGTAGCGACGGTATGCCGAGTGCCGCTGCAAAAATAAAATTTGAAGACAAGGTTTACGTTGACGCGGCAATAGGTGAAGGTACAATTGATGCGGTATTTAAAGTAATAGACAGAATCAGCGGTATTAACGGCAAACTTATGGATTATAAAGTTGAGGCGGTAACGGAAGGAAAAGACGCGCTTGCTAAAGTTATGGTAAAAGTCGTGTTTGACGAAGACAAACCGGCTGTTATGGGACACGGACTGAGCATTGATACGATGCTTGCAAGTGCGAGAGCATATATAAACGCACTAAATAACTATGTGCATATGAAAGATTTATTACAGAAAAAAATCAGTTATAAAGACAGTATATAA
- the der gene encoding ribosome biogenesis GTPase Der: MIKVAILGKPNVGKSSLFNRILRERDAIVSEKAGTTRDIKKREVSLDDDLEEIVLLDTGGLEERDELFNKVKEKALEVAKEADLVLYMVDGKTIPDEEEIKYFRNLQKLGKHIILVVNKIDNDKMMEKVYDFYELGADEIFPISVSHNRGVGKLIERIKKFVPKKPKTFEVSEFEQEIPLEDLLVAEENEENLEELKEIKVAIVGRVNVGKSSLLNALVGEERAIVSDVDGTTIDPIDENIYHDGWNITFVDTAGIRRRSKIKDIEKYALLRTEKVLEEADIAILVIDAKEGIVELDEKIGGLIDKHKNGVIIVANKWDENAEEFHKFRKEVYYRFKYLYFAPFLAVSAKTGRNIDKLKDEIIRVYKNYSKRIPTATLNKWIEEATIRHHLPTDIGGKEVKIFYATQYKTKPPTIALIMNRNKLHFSYRRYLVNFLRKKEDFEGTPIIFVARKKGEKHEEA; encoded by the coding sequence ATGATAAAAGTAGCAATATTAGGTAAGCCAAACGTAGGGAAAAGCTCACTGTTTAACAGAATTCTTAGAGAACGTGACGCAATTGTAAGTGAAAAAGCCGGAACTACGAGGGATATTAAAAAAAGAGAAGTAAGTCTTGATGACGATCTCGAAGAGATTGTACTTCTTGATACCGGAGGGCTTGAAGAAAGAGACGAGCTTTTTAACAAGGTTAAAGAAAAAGCCCTTGAAGTAGCAAAAGAAGCGGACTTGGTACTGTATATGGTAGACGGAAAGACAATACCTGACGAAGAAGAGATTAAATATTTCAGAAATCTTCAAAAATTAGGGAAACATATCATATTGGTCGTCAATAAAATCGACAATGATAAAATGATGGAAAAAGTATATGATTTTTATGAGCTCGGAGCTGATGAAATTTTCCCTATTTCCGTTTCACACAACAGAGGGGTTGGAAAACTTATTGAAAGAATTAAAAAATTTGTTCCTAAAAAACCTAAAACATTTGAAGTTAGTGAATTTGAACAAGAAATTCCACTTGAGGATCTTTTAGTAGCAGAAGAAAATGAAGAAAATCTTGAAGAACTTAAAGAAATAAAAGTAGCGATTGTAGGACGTGTGAATGTAGGAAAAAGTTCACTTTTAAATGCACTTGTAGGTGAAGAGAGGGCGATTGTCAGCGATGTTGACGGAACTACTATTGACCCTATTGACGAAAATATTTATCATGACGGATGGAATATTACGTTTGTTGATACGGCAGGTATCAGAAGAAGAAGCAAAATTAAAGATATTGAGAAATATGCGCTTTTAAGAACGGAAAAAGTACTTGAAGAAGCGGATATTGCAATACTTGTAATCGATGCTAAAGAGGGAATTGTAGAACTTGATGAAAAAATCGGAGGACTCATTGATAAACACAAAAACGGAGTAATTATAGTAGCAAACAAATGGGATGAAAACGCTGAAGAGTTTCATAAATTTAGAAAAGAAGTGTATTACAGATTCAAATATTTATATTTTGCGCCGTTTTTGGCGGTAAGTGCGAAAACAGGCAGAAATATTGATAAATTAAAAGATGAAATTATCAGGGTGTATAAAAACTATTCTAAAAGAATACCTACCGCAACACTTAATAAATGGATTGAAGAGGCAACGATAAGACATCATCTTCCTACCGATATAGGTGGAAAAGAAGTTAAAATATTTTATGCTACACAGTATAAAACAAAACCACCGACAATTGCACTAATTATGAACAGAAACAAATTACATTTCTCTTACAGAAGATATTTGGTAAACTTTCTTAGAAAAAAAGAGGATTTTGAAGGTACGCCTATTATTTTTGTTGCGAGAAAAAAAGGAGAAAAACATGAAGAAGCTTAG
- a CDS encoding TIGR04219 family outer membrane beta-barrel protein, protein MKKLSIALITAGLVSFASADLLSISAGAGYEQQNISGYVKLNSTINYFNNSSAETDGNTNTGNFGLQDEKNPYFWVKLIYPVPLFPNVKFQYTKYDTSGHSNYIAGNVEIFGDVSIPTAITNASTTQTIDSYDFTFFYEFKPVVADFEAGFGLDIWKGHTKIYGTGGGITKTWIDNDWDVILPYLYGHVETMKIFGFSVIGDVKWAKAGDNHHYDYQGAVKYTIDVPGPVNPFIKLGYRYKEAYGVDGDNETLLKYKGAFLEIGAKF, encoded by the coding sequence ATGAAGAAGCTTAGTATTGCTTTAATTACTGCCGGACTTGTTAGTTTTGCAAGTGCGGATTTACTCAGTATCAGTGCCGGTGCGGGGTATGAACAGCAAAATATTAGCGGATATGTAAAACTTAACAGTACTATAAACTATTTTAATAATTCTTCAGCTGAAACGGACGGAAATACGAATACAGGAAATTTCGGACTGCAAGATGAAAAAAATCCTTATTTTTGGGTTAAATTAATTTACCCTGTTCCGTTGTTTCCAAATGTTAAATTTCAATATACAAAATATGATACAAGCGGGCATAGTAATTATATTGCGGGAAATGTGGAAATATTCGGGGACGTTTCTATTCCAACAGCAATTACAAACGCAAGTACAACACAAACAATAGATTCTTATGATTTTACGTTTTTTTATGAATTTAAGCCTGTAGTAGCTGACTTTGAAGCAGGATTTGGTCTTGATATATGGAAGGGACATACTAAAATATATGGAACAGGAGGAGGCATAACAAAAACATGGATTGACAATGATTGGGATGTGATTTTGCCTTATTTATACGGACATGTTGAAACGATGAAAATTTTTGGCTTTTCGGTAATTGGGGATGTAAAATGGGCAAAAGCCGGAGACAATCATCATTATGATTATCAAGGAGCGGTAAAATACACAATTGACGTTCCGGGACCTGTTAATCCTTTTATCAAACTCGGATATAGATATAAAGAGGCATATGGGGTTGATGGTGATAATGAAACACTTTTAAAATATAAAGGTGCATTTTTAGAAATAGGAGCGAAGTTTTGA